One Amycolatopsis sp. NBC_00355 genomic window carries:
- the speD gene encoding adenosylmethionine decarboxylase, translating to MPEIGRFSGWHVLAELHGVDPGLLDDAPKLGELLRAAVTEAGATVVDVVAKSFAPQGATVIALLAESHASVHTYPEHGSLFADVFTCGERADPEQAVRLLAKSLDAASIHLTVLRRGEA from the coding sequence ATGCCTGAAATCGGCCGGTTCTCCGGGTGGCACGTCCTGGCCGAGCTGCACGGCGTCGACCCGGGCCTGCTCGACGACGCCCCGAAGCTGGGGGAGCTGCTCCGCGCCGCGGTGACGGAGGCGGGCGCGACGGTCGTCGACGTCGTCGCCAAGAGCTTCGCGCCGCAGGGCGCCACCGTCATCGCGCTGCTCGCCGAGTCCCACGCGTCCGTGCACACCTACCCCGAACACGGGTCGCTGTTCGCCGATGTGTTCACCTGCGGCGAGCGCGCCGACCCCGAACAAGCGGTGCGCCTGCTGGCCAAGTCGCTGGACGCCGCCTCGATCCACCTGACCGTCCTCCGCCGGGGAGAAGCCTGA
- a CDS encoding DUF1883 domain-containing protein has product MQPKVFDLGKVRRDAVVTVRLAAMANVRLLTAVNFEAYRRRQFYRMHGGVATAPMFKIHIPANAHWFLVLDVEGLESLPLHPRVSVAP; this is encoded by the coding sequence ATGCAACCGAAGGTGTTCGACCTGGGGAAGGTTCGAAGAGACGCGGTGGTCACCGTGCGGCTGGCCGCCATGGCGAACGTCCGGCTCCTGACGGCGGTCAACTTCGAGGCCTACCGGCGCCGGCAGTTCTACCGGATGCACGGCGGGGTGGCGACCGCGCCGATGTTCAAGATCCACATCCCGGCCAACGCGCACTGGTTCCTGGTGCTCGACGTCGAAGGGCTGGAAAGCCTGCCCCTGCACCCGCGGGTGAGCGTCGCGCCCTGA
- a CDS encoding glutaminase domain-containing protein, whose translation MSSRERDHLTRRDLLRLAGGTAAAVAAALWLPGTASAAGTFSPIRPPATPLIVRSPYLSTWQPSDNLPGTWAGFWNGHTTALCGLARIDGVAYVFAGSPALPSGPALTPMTQVSLQVTGTRSTYVLGGGGVNLTVTFFSPVDPANLQRQSVPFGYVTIRATSTDGRAHAVDLHFDTSAEWVHGNTATPVTWTQQQAGGQTLLSCTPAGPGVLQENGEQASWGSLVLAAPTAGTTWQIGQDTVVRAASAGQGALPGTSDTAQPRAINDRWPVLAFNKNLGTIAAGGTSAPFTLSIGHVRTPAVRYLGAELKPWWTHYWGSWQDMAVWFAGDYAAALSAATTIDQRLHDDAVAAAGGGTTGEHYAAICALALRQAFGGTELVDRGGSPWAFLKEISSSGNMSTVDVTYPAFPAYLYLSPAYLRLILEPLLDYPEHGGWPMQFAEHDVGTHYPDATGHNDGNEESMPVEESANMLIMAAALIQRLPAAEANAFATTHYRILRQWAEYLVGTTLDPGFQNQTDDFTGFIAHSANLALKGIIGVGAMGVIASVTGNTADAQRYRSVSRSYVSQWVTLAQDTSNQHLKLAYDQPGTWSLKYNGFADRVLGLDLVPLGVAAQEAAWYQARASAHGVLLDPRNNYTKADWELWTAAWLTDQPNIRNTLVEGVYSFANTTPQRVPFTDWYVVADATQRGFQARPVAGGYLALLTRPAGSTTLWRKLQNQRSGKVLAVSNMSLADTAEVTQWSDNGSADHLWAVVDNGDGTVRIVNRNSGKILAVHDQSLDNGAHVQQYQDNGTPDHNWRIADAGGGWSKIVNVRSGKVMAVDQQSTADGAQVTQWDDNGSPDHLWRFV comes from the coding sequence ATGTCCTCCCGTGAACGCGATCACCTGACCCGCCGTGACCTCCTGCGGCTCGCCGGCGGGACGGCCGCCGCGGTCGCCGCCGCCCTGTGGCTGCCCGGCACGGCGTCGGCCGCGGGCACCTTCAGCCCGATCCGGCCGCCCGCCACGCCGCTGATCGTCCGCTCGCCGTACCTGTCCACCTGGCAGCCGTCCGACAACCTGCCCGGTACCTGGGCGGGCTTCTGGAACGGGCACACCACCGCGCTGTGCGGCCTCGCCCGCATCGACGGCGTGGCCTACGTCTTCGCCGGCTCGCCCGCCCTGCCGTCCGGGCCCGCGCTGACCCCGATGACGCAGGTGAGCCTGCAGGTCACCGGCACCCGCTCGACCTACGTCCTCGGCGGCGGCGGGGTGAACCTGACCGTCACGTTCTTCTCGCCCGTCGACCCGGCGAACCTGCAACGCCAGTCCGTGCCGTTCGGCTACGTGACCATCCGGGCCACCAGCACCGACGGCCGCGCCCACGCCGTCGACCTGCACTTCGACACCTCGGCCGAGTGGGTGCACGGCAACACCGCGACCCCGGTGACCTGGACGCAGCAGCAGGCCGGCGGCCAGACCCTGCTGAGCTGCACCCCGGCCGGTCCCGGTGTGCTCCAGGAGAACGGCGAACAGGCCAGCTGGGGCTCCCTGGTGCTGGCGGCGCCGACCGCCGGGACGACGTGGCAGATCGGCCAGGACACCGTCGTGCGCGCCGCCTCGGCCGGGCAAGGCGCCCTGCCCGGTACCAGCGACACCGCGCAGCCGCGCGCGATCAACGACCGCTGGCCGGTGCTGGCGTTCAACAAGAACCTCGGGACGATCGCGGCCGGCGGCACGTCGGCGCCGTTCACGCTCTCGATCGGCCACGTCCGCACGCCGGCGGTGCGGTACCTCGGCGCGGAGCTGAAGCCCTGGTGGACGCACTACTGGGGCAGCTGGCAGGACATGGCCGTGTGGTTCGCGGGCGACTACGCCGCCGCGCTGTCGGCCGCGACCACCATCGACCAGCGCCTGCACGACGACGCCGTCGCCGCGGCCGGCGGCGGCACCACCGGCGAGCACTACGCCGCGATCTGCGCGCTGGCCCTGCGCCAGGCGTTCGGCGGCACCGAGCTGGTCGACCGCGGCGGCTCGCCGTGGGCGTTCCTCAAGGAGATCTCCTCCAGCGGCAACATGTCCACAGTGGACGTCACCTACCCGGCGTTCCCCGCCTACCTCTACCTTTCCCCGGCCTACCTGCGGCTGATCCTGGAGCCGCTGCTCGACTACCCCGAGCACGGCGGCTGGCCGATGCAGTTCGCCGAGCACGACGTCGGCACCCACTACCCGGACGCGACCGGGCACAACGACGGCAACGAGGAGAGCATGCCGGTCGAGGAGTCGGCCAACATGCTGATCATGGCCGCCGCGCTGATCCAGCGGCTGCCGGCGGCGGAGGCGAACGCGTTCGCCACCACCCACTACCGGATCCTGCGGCAGTGGGCCGAGTACCTCGTCGGCACCACCCTCGACCCGGGCTTCCAGAACCAGACCGACGACTTCACCGGGTTCATCGCCCACAGCGCCAACCTCGCGCTCAAGGGCATCATCGGCGTCGGCGCGATGGGCGTCATCGCGAGCGTCACCGGCAACACGGCCGACGCCCAGCGGTACCGGTCGGTCTCGCGCAGCTACGTCAGCCAGTGGGTGACGCTCGCGCAGGACACGTCGAACCAGCACCTGAAGCTCGCCTACGACCAGCCCGGCACGTGGAGCCTGAAGTACAACGGCTTCGCCGACCGGGTGCTCGGCCTCGACCTGGTCCCGCTGGGGGTCGCCGCCCAGGAGGCGGCCTGGTACCAGGCCCGCGCGAGTGCCCACGGCGTGCTGCTCGACCCGCGCAACAACTACACCAAGGCCGACTGGGAGCTGTGGACCGCGGCCTGGCTCACCGACCAGCCGAACATCCGGAACACCCTGGTCGAGGGCGTCTACAGCTTCGCGAACACGACGCCGCAACGCGTGCCCTTCACCGACTGGTACGTCGTTGCCGACGCGACCCAGCGCGGCTTCCAGGCCCGCCCGGTCGCCGGCGGTTACCTGGCGCTGCTGACCCGGCCCGCCGGGTCCACGACCCTCTGGCGCAAGCTCCAGAACCAGCGGTCGGGCAAGGTCCTCGCGGTGTCGAACATGTCCCTGGCCGACACCGCCGAGGTCACGCAGTGGTCGGACAACGGCAGCGCCGACCACCTGTGGGCGGTGGTCGACAACGGCGACGGCACGGTCCGGATCGTCAACCGCAACAGCGGCAAGATCCTGGCCGTGCACGACCAGAGTCTCGACAACGGCGCGCACGTGCAGCAGTACCAGGACAACGGCACCCCGGACCACAACTGGCGGATCGCCGACGCCGGCGGCGGCTGGTCGAAGATCGTCAACGTCCGCAGCGGCAAGGTCATGGCGGTCGACCAGCAGTCCACGGCCGACGGCGCGCAGGTGACGCAGTGGGACGACAACGGCTCCCCGGACCACCTGTGGCGGTTCGTCTGA
- a CDS encoding type III PLP-dependent enzyme, giving the protein MCADFTRIRRFLDERDPPTPCLVVDTDVVGARAAEFRAAFPGALIRYAVKANPAPPVLDALVAAGIGFDVAGPAEVARCLERGAEPAGLAYGNPIKKPRDIAFAHDRGVREFTSDAATDVDHLGRYAPGCAVSIRVVLDAPDSVTPFGRKFGCDPAEALDLVLRAAALGLRPGIAFHVGSQQPALGAWEIGIATAAKLFAEAGAQGVGMTRLNLGGGFATAHRTGVPSLAAYAATIESALGTHFPDGRPELLLEPGRVLVADAGLLRTEVVLVADRGERRWVYLDIGRYNGLAEAENEAIAYRFEPVETPAGPAGPVVLAGPTCDGDDVLYRRTPYELPLSLRAGDRLDLPGTGAYTASYASVEFNGIEPLRTYCLGKWGDA; this is encoded by the coding sequence GTGTGCGCCGACTTCACCCGGATCCGCCGGTTCCTCGACGAGCGGGACCCGCCGACCCCGTGCCTCGTCGTCGACACCGACGTCGTCGGGGCCCGGGCGGCGGAGTTCCGCGCGGCGTTCCCCGGCGCGCTGATCCGGTACGCGGTCAAGGCCAACCCGGCCCCGCCGGTGCTCGACGCGCTGGTGGCGGCCGGGATCGGCTTCGACGTCGCCGGGCCCGCCGAGGTCGCGCGGTGCCTCGAGCGCGGCGCCGAGCCGGCCGGCCTCGCCTACGGGAACCCGATCAAGAAACCCCGGGACATCGCCTTCGCCCACGACCGCGGGGTCCGCGAGTTCACCTCGGACGCCGCGACCGACGTCGACCACCTCGGCCGGTACGCGCCGGGCTGCGCGGTGTCGATCCGCGTGGTGCTCGACGCGCCGGACTCGGTGACGCCGTTCGGCCGCAAGTTCGGCTGCGACCCGGCCGAGGCCCTCGACCTGGTGCTGCGCGCCGCCGCGCTGGGGCTGCGGCCCGGGATCGCGTTCCACGTCGGCTCGCAGCAGCCCGCCCTCGGTGCCTGGGAGATCGGGATCGCCACGGCGGCGAAGCTGTTCGCCGAGGCCGGGGCCCAGGGCGTGGGGATGACGCGGCTCAACCTGGGCGGCGGTTTCGCGACGGCCCACCGCACCGGCGTCCCGTCGCTGGCCGCCTACGCCGCGACGATCGAGTCGGCCCTCGGCACACACTTCCCCGACGGCCGGCCGGAGCTGCTGCTCGAACCCGGCCGGGTGCTCGTCGCCGACGCCGGCCTGCTGCGCACCGAGGTCGTCCTGGTCGCGGACCGCGGCGAGCGGCGCTGGGTGTACCTCGACATCGGCCGCTACAACGGCCTCGCCGAGGCCGAGAACGAGGCGATCGCCTACCGGTTCGAGCCGGTCGAGACGCCCGCCGGGCCCGCCGGGCCGGTGGTGCTCGCCGGGCCGACCTGCGACGGCGACGACGTCCTCTACCGGCGGACGCCGTACGAGCTGCCGCTGTCGCTGCGCGCCGGTGACCGCCTCGACCTGCCCGGGACCGGCGCCTACACCGCGTCGTACGCCTCCGTGGAGTTCAACGGGATCGAGCCGCTGCGGACCTACTGCCTGGGGAAGTGGGGAGATGCCTGA
- a CDS encoding phenylacetate--CoA ligase family protein gives MDHGRQARVRQAFDTFFGTPGPAPANQVLDLFRRTAETVPAYRKFLRDHGITPESVTTPADFRRLPLVDKAGYHRKYPLPELCRDGTFAGLDMIAVSSGSSGHPTIWPRALEDELHVARRFEQVMVDGFHADERGTLAVVCFPLGTWVGGLFTTACVRHLAAKGCPITVVAPGNNKAEILRVLPELAPHFEQVVLLGYPPFVKDVVDTGVAEGIDWRAYAIKLVLAGEVFSEQWRDLVAQRAGVADPVRDIASLYGTADAGVLGTETPVSVGIRRFFADRPELAREVFGDARLPTLVQYDPASRFFEEHDGTLVFTADGGIPLIRYHIADDGGVLPHADLLAYCARHGFTPPAGPELPFVYVFGRSLFTVSFFGANVYPENVTVGLEQPGISDTVTGKFVVESVEDEDRDRRLRITVETAPGATADAGAIAESVRAQLLRLNSEFAHYVPAERQLPDVELRAAGDPEYFPVGVKHRYTRPS, from the coding sequence ATGGATCACGGTCGGCAGGCCCGCGTGCGCCAGGCGTTCGACACCTTCTTCGGGACACCCGGGCCGGCGCCCGCGAACCAGGTCCTCGACCTGTTCCGGCGGACCGCGGAAACCGTGCCGGCGTACCGGAAGTTCCTGCGGGACCACGGGATCACGCCGGAGTCGGTGACGACGCCGGCGGACTTCCGGCGGCTGCCCCTGGTGGACAAGGCGGGCTACCACCGGAAGTACCCGCTGCCCGAGCTGTGCCGTGACGGCACGTTCGCCGGCCTCGACATGATCGCCGTCTCCTCCGGATCCAGCGGGCACCCGACCATCTGGCCCCGCGCGCTGGAAGACGAGCTGCACGTGGCCCGCCGGTTCGAGCAGGTCATGGTCGACGGCTTCCACGCCGACGAGCGCGGCACGCTCGCCGTGGTCTGCTTCCCGCTCGGCACCTGGGTCGGCGGCCTGTTCACGACGGCGTGCGTGCGCCACCTCGCGGCCAAGGGCTGCCCGATCACGGTCGTGGCGCCGGGCAACAACAAGGCCGAGATCCTGCGGGTGCTGCCCGAGCTGGCGCCGCACTTCGAGCAGGTGGTGCTGCTCGGTTATCCGCCGTTCGTCAAGGACGTCGTCGACACCGGCGTCGCCGAAGGCATCGACTGGCGCGCGTACGCGATCAAGCTCGTACTGGCCGGCGAGGTCTTCAGCGAGCAGTGGCGCGACCTCGTCGCGCAGCGGGCCGGGGTGGCCGACCCGGTCCGCGACATCGCGTCGCTGTACGGGACCGCCGACGCCGGCGTACTCGGCACGGAAACCCCGGTCTCGGTGGGCATCCGCCGGTTCTTCGCGGACCGGCCCGAGCTGGCGCGCGAGGTCTTCGGCGACGCGCGGCTCCCGACCCTGGTGCAGTACGACCCGGCGAGCCGGTTCTTCGAGGAGCACGACGGCACGCTGGTGTTCACCGCGGACGGCGGGATCCCGCTGATCCGCTACCACATCGCCGACGACGGCGGGGTCCTGCCGCACGCCGATCTGCTCGCCTACTGCGCCCGCCACGGCTTCACCCCGCCGGCCGGCCCGGAGCTGCCGTTCGTGTACGTCTTCGGCCGGTCCCTGTTCACCGTGTCGTTCTTCGGCGCCAACGTCTACCCGGAGAACGTCACGGTCGGGCTGGAGCAGCCGGGCATCAGCGACACGGTGACCGGCAAGTTCGTCGTCGAGTCGGTCGAGGACGAGGACCGCGACCGGCGGTTGCGGATCACCGTCGAGACGGCGCCGGGCGCGACGGCGGACGCGGGCGCGATCGCGGAGTCCGTGCGCGCGCAGCTGCTGCGGCTCAACAGCGAGTTCGCGCACTACGTCCCGGCCGAGCGGCAGCTGCCCGACGTGGAACTACGCGCGGCGGGCGACCCCGAGTACTTCCCGGTCGGGGTGAAGCACCGCTACACGCG
- a CDS encoding MarR family winged helix-turn-helix transcriptional regulator yields the protein MSTSAEQHATGGPLTLYLVKRLELAIRALLDDALRELGLTTLQYTALTVLEVSGPLSSAQLARRSFLRPQTMHEMVLALEKRELIERTPKADNKRVLLASLTGTGRALLADCAPAVGEVERELLADLSPGQRTTFREGLQHGVLALGSLAESRRQEP from the coding sequence GTGAGCACCTCCGCGGAGCAGCACGCCACCGGCGGGCCGTTGACCCTGTACCTGGTCAAGCGGCTGGAACTGGCCATCCGCGCGCTGCTCGACGACGCGCTGAGAGAGCTGGGGCTCACCACGCTGCAGTACACCGCGCTCACCGTGCTGGAGGTGAGTGGCCCGCTGTCCTCGGCGCAGCTCGCGCGCCGGTCGTTCCTGCGGCCGCAGACGATGCACGAAATGGTGCTGGCGCTGGAGAAGCGCGAACTGATCGAGCGGACGCCCAAGGCGGACAACAAGCGAGTCCTGCTGGCAAGCCTCACCGGCACCGGGCGGGCCCTGCTCGCCGACTGCGCGCCCGCGGTGGGGGAGGTGGAGCGGGAGCTGCTCGCCGACCTGAGCCCGGGCCAGCGCACGACGTTCCGTGAGGGGTTGCAGCACGGCGTCCTCGCTCTGGGGTCGCTGGCGGAATCCCGGCGACAGGAACCCTGA